The following are encoded in a window of Lentisphaera araneosa HTCC2155 genomic DNA:
- a CDS encoding type II secretion system protein produces MKNKTFTLIEVLVVVAIIGILASLLMPSLKKSRESARRAICLSNLKQHHLAIQLYTEDNDQYLPSNFSDPNNVFLKQIAVYMGTSRKGYECPSVYEGKFGIDSVETVTLADGRELTALKTYYENSFRYGDNPISSGNAGRIAVGLFKYNYHNKITAVDSSTIAMHDYVRNWSPTQSTAEGIAGASDGRGVSMGNHLNEGANSLHIDGSASFIKTNTWMFHDEYKVTNTTSQWYENVGNFGVFNAHIQPPGTRFYWNPNY; encoded by the coding sequence GTGAAAAATAAAACATTTACCCTGATCGAAGTTCTTGTTGTCGTAGCTATTATTGGCATCTTAGCTTCTTTACTCATGCCCTCATTAAAGAAATCTCGTGAATCAGCTAGAAGAGCTATCTGCCTTAGCAATCTAAAGCAACATCACCTTGCTATTCAACTCTATACAGAAGATAACGACCAATATCTCCCCTCAAATTTCAGTGATCCCAATAATGTTTTTTTAAAGCAAATAGCTGTTTACATGGGAACAAGCCGTAAAGGCTATGAATGCCCTAGCGTCTACGAAGGTAAATTTGGTATTGATTCAGTTGAAACCGTAACTCTTGCTGACGGTAGAGAGTTGACTGCCCTTAAGACTTATTATGAAAATTCTTTCCGCTATGGAGACAATCCCATTAGTAGCGGCAACGCCGGCCGTATAGCCGTGGGACTTTTCAAATACAATTATCATAATAAAATCACGGCAGTTGACTCCTCCACCATTGCCATGCATGATTACGTCAGAAACTGGAGTCCAACTCAATCCACCGCAGAAGGAATAGCCGGTGCTAGTGATGGTCGCGGAGTCAGTATGGGCAATCACCTAAATGAAGGTGCAAATTCACTACATATTGATGGCTCAGCAAGTTTTATCAAAACCAATACTTGGATGTTTCATGACGAATATAAAGTCACCAATACGACTAGTCAGTGGTATGAAAACGTAGGTAACTTTGGCGTTTTCAACGCTCACATTCAACCACCTGGTACGAGGTTTTACTGGAACCCCAACTATTAA
- a CDS encoding phytanoyl-CoA dioxygenase family protein: protein MNNLLNSKEMALFTKQGFLRFDEMIDKDLCKEFFSYMENPDSKQYQPQGQLLWDVWDKKSSIGKIIHHPDMIKIIHSLVGKKPRYDHHFPHKTHPGKGLQHLHQDAEYDRRDHQFDIQISLYPQDTSLEMGGTRFLPSSHFRKVNESTIGRYQHIRGMQQMVCKAGTVLVWHTGLWHAAQPNISENKIRYMFKLRLNPMEKQQRLFDTSDLNDPEISKLLNQTYLWHGQSHRRELFNRIKFWRYISAQPDFDLDMWMTRNENSTHYYKRSQVI from the coding sequence ATGAATAATTTACTCAATTCAAAAGAAATGGCGCTATTCACAAAGCAAGGATTTTTACGCTTTGATGAAATGATTGATAAAGACCTCTGTAAAGAATTTTTTAGCTATATGGAAAACCCCGATTCAAAACAATACCAGCCTCAGGGACAGTTATTGTGGGATGTTTGGGATAAAAAAAGTTCCATAGGAAAAATCATTCATCATCCTGACATGATAAAAATCATTCATAGCCTCGTAGGAAAAAAGCCTCGCTATGATCATCACTTTCCCCATAAGACTCACCCCGGAAAAGGCCTGCAACACCTGCACCAAGATGCTGAGTACGACAGGAGAGATCATCAATTCGATATTCAGATCTCTCTTTACCCTCAAGATACCAGCTTGGAGATGGGAGGCACGCGCTTTTTACCTTCGAGCCATTTTAGAAAAGTCAACGAGAGCACTATCGGACGCTATCAACACATACGGGGTATGCAACAAATGGTATGCAAAGCCGGCACGGTTCTGGTTTGGCATACTGGCCTCTGGCATGCGGCTCAGCCAAATATCAGCGAAAATAAAATTCGTTATATGTTTAAATTGCGCCTTAACCCCATGGAGAAACAGCAAAGACTTTTTGATACTTCAGATCTTAATGATCCTGAAATATCCAAACTTCTTAATCAAACTTATCTATGGCATGGCCAAAGTCACCGTCGTGAGCTCTTCAATCGCATTAAGTTTTGGCGCTATATAAGTGCTCAGCCCGACTTCGATTTGGATATGTGGATGACGAGAAATGAAAACAGCACTCATTATTACAAACGATCACAAGTCATCTAA
- a CDS encoding sulfatase family protein codes for MKKLLITLLSLIPLVYSNDIKPNFIIIFTDDQGYGDLSCFNPQGVQTPHIDQMATEGMKFNNFYVSAAVCSASRAALLTGTYNDRIGIKSAFFPGTKQGLHPDEITIAELLKEQNYATACFGKWHLGDEPSLLPSAQGFDTYFGIPYSNDMFIAPHQTFAENAKFNGDWTLEKAKELQKFIAPHVNKRGPIWKSEYKALVPILEGEQIVEFPADQASLTQRYFDRTIKFIDKNQNKPFFIFLTPAMPHVPLFASKEFRGKSKKGLYGDVIKEIDFHTGRLIKHLKEKELDQNTLVIFTSDNGPWLSYGDEGGSSGPLRDGKFTSYEGGVRMPTVFWGPGLIKANSVCNQLASTIDLLPTFAQLVNTQVPQDRKIDGKDISPLLKSQNHVIHRHLFFRDEAVRSGDWKLVVKEHHMTMRKGPLPALYNLKNDVAESNNLIDTHPKVAQYLQSKLDEHLKDLNENSRPMADLNE; via the coding sequence ATGAAAAAGCTACTCATAACCTTATTAAGCCTAATACCATTAGTGTATTCAAATGATATTAAACCTAATTTTATCATCATATTCACCGATGATCAGGGCTATGGCGACTTAAGCTGCTTTAATCCCCAAGGGGTGCAAACCCCTCATATTGACCAAATGGCCACAGAAGGCATGAAATTTAATAACTTTTATGTTTCTGCAGCCGTTTGTTCAGCATCTCGTGCTGCCCTTTTAACCGGAACTTATAACGATCGGATCGGTATAAAAAGTGCCTTTTTTCCAGGAACAAAGCAAGGGCTCCATCCAGATGAAATCACTATTGCTGAGCTACTTAAGGAGCAAAACTATGCTACTGCTTGCTTCGGGAAATGGCATCTAGGCGATGAACCTAGCCTCCTCCCAAGTGCTCAGGGCTTTGATACATACTTCGGTATCCCCTATTCAAATGACATGTTTATTGCACCTCACCAGACCTTTGCGGAAAACGCAAAATTTAATGGCGACTGGACTTTAGAAAAAGCTAAGGAGCTACAAAAATTCATCGCTCCTCACGTCAATAAGAGAGGCCCCATTTGGAAATCGGAATACAAAGCTTTAGTTCCTATTTTAGAGGGCGAACAAATCGTCGAATTCCCCGCTGACCAAGCCAGCTTAACTCAGCGTTATTTTGACAGAACGATTAAATTCATTGATAAAAATCAAAACAAGCCATTCTTTATTTTTTTAACCCCAGCCATGCCTCATGTCCCTCTATTCGCCTCAAAGGAGTTTCGCGGAAAAAGTAAAAAAGGCCTTTACGGTGATGTTATAAAAGAGATCGATTTCCATACCGGCCGCTTAATCAAGCACCTCAAAGAAAAAGAATTAGATCAAAACACCCTTGTAATCTTCACCTCAGATAATGGACCTTGGTTATCCTACGGCGACGAGGGTGGGAGTTCTGGACCTTTGCGAGATGGAAAATTCACAAGTTACGAAGGCGGTGTTCGCATGCCCACTGTATTTTGGGGCCCAGGCTTGATTAAAGCCAACTCAGTGTGTAATCAGCTGGCTTCAACTATTGATTTACTCCCCACATTTGCACAACTCGTAAATACTCAGGTGCCACAAGATCGGAAAATTGATGGGAAAGATATTTCACCACTTCTAAAAAGTCAAAATCATGTTATACATCGTCACCTTTTTTTCCGTGATGAGGCAGTGCGAAGTGGTGACTGGAAGCTCGTCGTCAAGGAGCATCACATGACGATGAGGAAAGGACCGCTACCCGCCCTTTACAATCTAAAAAACGATGTTGCAGAATCTAATAATCTCATTGATACACACCCCAAAGTTGCTCAGTACTTACAATCTAAACTAGATGAACACCTAAAGGATTTAAATGAAAATTCCCGGCCCATGGCAGATTTAAATGAATGA
- a CDS encoding MFS transporter: MNKSLKGSINYTAARKNIIWCQCTGMLPLMFLINGFMLNYCKKFGLSDSDVMLSLTVLPNILMVLLILPVANLSDKFGKKKLGNLTNVFCPIAYLIILSASYFKEHFLLIVSTGLIVYQLGHIFTVSNWFALMEPLIEKGKRGRFLAVLRSSWQVIALIATMLSSWAFSLSDDSNIYRSIIIILAIFCLIRAIFYGRIPEVQTSREKANKFSDACKHLLHNKKYIYFCIFCFLIAFLGSSLATTLNLYQIGALNFSESNVLTISYINMAGATAGFWLGGWISDKYSHDRLFKISTLVITFFLICFTFTRHFPVSYMLTTALIAFLINTWISAMHIGISGEAMHVVDERDKSFGISMSFMQMALGTSVSSILCMKFLDLYQGRTYLLMNLKFNHYEVLLAIMSLVMFAIFIFGFFIFRNK; this comes from the coding sequence ATGAATAAATCACTTAAGGGCTCAATTAATTACACTGCGGCCAGAAAAAATATTATCTGGTGTCAGTGCACGGGCATGCTTCCCCTGATGTTTCTCATCAATGGATTCATGCTCAATTACTGTAAAAAGTTTGGACTTAGTGATTCTGACGTCATGCTTTCGCTCACTGTACTCCCCAATATCTTGATGGTCCTACTCATCCTACCAGTGGCTAATCTTTCAGATAAATTTGGCAAAAAGAAACTAGGAAATCTCACCAATGTCTTTTGCCCCATAGCCTATTTAATCATCTTGTCTGCTTCCTATTTCAAGGAACATTTTTTACTTATCGTAAGCACTGGCTTAATCGTCTATCAATTGGGCCATATCTTTACCGTTTCTAATTGGTTCGCCCTCATGGAACCCTTGATTGAAAAAGGGAAACGCGGACGCTTTCTCGCCGTTTTAAGAAGCTCTTGGCAAGTCATTGCCCTTATTGCCACTATGCTCTCTTCGTGGGCTTTTTCCCTTTCAGATGACAGCAATATTTACCGTAGTATCATTATAATTTTGGCAATCTTCTGCTTAATAAGAGCCATTTTCTATGGGCGTATTCCCGAAGTCCAAACCAGTAGAGAAAAAGCTAATAAATTTAGCGATGCTTGCAAACACCTTCTGCACAATAAAAAGTATATCTATTTTTGTATCTTTTGTTTTCTTATTGCCTTCTTAGGATCAAGCCTAGCCACCACTCTCAACCTCTACCAAATTGGTGCCTTAAACTTTAGCGAAAGCAATGTCCTCACTATTTCTTATATCAATATGGCCGGCGCCACTGCTGGCTTTTGGCTAGGGGGTTGGATCAGCGATAAATACTCTCACGATCGCCTCTTTAAGATATCTACCCTAGTCATCACCTTCTTCCTCATTTGCTTTACTTTCACCCGTCACTTCCCTGTAAGTTACATGCTCACTACGGCCCTGATTGCTTTTTTAATTAATACCTGGATTTCCGCCATGCATATCGGCATCAGCGGAGAGGCCATGCATGTGGTTGATGAAAGAGATAAATCCTTTGGCATCTCCATGAGCTTCATGCAAATGGCACTGGGAACGAGCGTCAGCTCCATTCTCTGTATGAAATTTTTAGACTTATACCAAGGACGAACTTACTTATTGATGAATTTAAAATTCAATCACTACGAAGTCCTACTCGCGATCATGAGCCTAGTAATGTTTGCGATTTTCATATTCGGATTTTTTATTTTTAGAAACAAATAA
- a CDS encoding LamG-like jellyroll fold domain-containing protein: protein MNSVRIIIFAALFFASSASQAEDLSKVYKGEEKFYKGSYGAPGDYILNGELIKDLPPPLEVPVDYKAPSFDASKLSPVPKVGIHPRIIIGPEDIERFKELHKMGQKAPRIFKLQMEQMRRDAEKWKVPANFNYRTSPWGEDSKIAGWGLYALITEDQELGKKAAKATVEHALYLEGRVDILNTDPIAAPIKDVAYDFLRREVVFGQIAYHDAYYQGGKTRVEQLYKKHGATLKGYDFSGTHLSLAFEYDYAYPFMSEQERTIVRRVISKCTLGKYTTGMQIPGQMYINNHMSGSANQIYLALAIEGEKGYDPRVAKMAEWSLKNKLSYDLSSNGITYENTKGFIPMLPVLAIAKRQGPNHPENLLKHSHLLARANSNLQHARKIYYRFSTESRRRPDGKSLDKILTGLDEARYWMASGASGSGGHLEFWSVMKHFYPEDKLVDFVWNAKLPGSLSYFEGTPKDNWSGKIHHNWFSLKAINLLTATQMTDYNKLDNLEEFKDVEKFWFDDERGITSARNDWSADSMLFHLENRIDQYYMGHESPQHGDFQVWADGIPWVSNGGGYIDTSFRNMVTVDGLAGVYAPISGDWMTAKNTEIASNSVSEMTSAYQWRKSLNGLRYLDHPGLESMPSQMQPFAKEAYSLDRFSELAYLPKIREHYDGFAHLDYGPWHGETRGPEYYYKWNDPMDHVFRTTHFARGKKPYLLIFDDLRKADDQNHQFDWRMMITGDAAIYSSNPKAKGRHTSKSTDGVIGTDLIFCMADKNINRHGGNAWGLRYIEMKPKPKKGDPMLLVRILWRNTNYAFPVPNVQRSYSWNMVSVPAFGKSPEYRVMVYPYKYGENLPTTEWSDDRTRLTVKIADTVDTYDFSQTDRERTVYSMKRNGKSIIDSNARPPKPVFVSSSKFTVDQNRPNWRAPQILVDTYPVKFKNIKPGAQVYYTLDGSEPNAKSAIYDGTLAINKSCTLKAKTYQADWRYGKENWSETVSINFEKQTPQQGLASKPQSEGLLLKGYEIKTTKFDQKGFFQGDKNSLPNIQKYTALMTHAVKGFYIPKMNNTVDSKWMTKAFYNFSGYIQVPESGVYSFELESAGPIDFKVSDQSLILVDKQYGLSYKKRYGDIALSKGTHKFELTVCDPVFWKGDMEEDYKINLALKAPRSSEYIALADSALSRNADKLEALSPSKFSQKNIAAKKLDVLPGLIQKRYDRLDIILTEEAKQAQGRSEAKLIPASGLPLEYFDVSSAKPYSVSIADLMISSNSPRKLLEYEGYIRIGKDGVYEFDLAKGSENASQLIITNKVIVRRRVNAEKVNGKIALSKGLHPFRFQIAMGSSLIRMKHESESDFQTLIPAALAYDSHYKLPKLTSGKNKDFPAGLIAYMPCDKLDSGSSPVLDSKGASTVVSGGQVINDGIRGKALGIYGEAGRITFSGLRQREDEFTISAWIKYKDRPQDIVLWGEAYGNLNLRCRANRFIANWNRNIGNVDVSLDKKKITADKWFHIAATYGKNVTIYFNGEKIAQKQVLNYSSRKGNGFFQGGKFMHCNNKPTAVDEVRLFDRALNAEEIKKVYNIDKP from the coding sequence ATGAACTCTGTACGAATAATTATTTTTGCTGCTCTTTTCTTTGCAAGCTCCGCAAGCCAAGCTGAAGACCTCTCCAAGGTTTACAAAGGCGAAGAAAAATTTTATAAGGGAAGTTACGGTGCTCCTGGTGATTACATCCTCAATGGCGAATTAATTAAAGATCTGCCTCCTCCCCTTGAAGTCCCCGTGGATTACAAAGCTCCAAGTTTTGATGCTTCAAAATTAAGTCCAGTACCCAAAGTGGGTATTCATCCAAGGATTATTATTGGTCCCGAGGATATCGAGCGCTTTAAAGAGCTCCACAAAATGGGTCAAAAAGCTCCGCGCATTTTTAAACTTCAAATGGAGCAGATGCGTCGCGATGCAGAAAAGTGGAAAGTTCCGGCAAATTTCAATTACAGAACAAGCCCATGGGGGGAAGACAGTAAAATCGCTGGTTGGGGCTTGTATGCATTAATTACTGAAGATCAGGAATTGGGTAAAAAAGCAGCAAAAGCCACTGTTGAGCACGCTCTTTATCTTGAGGGTCGAGTCGACATTCTCAACACAGATCCTATTGCCGCCCCCATAAAAGATGTGGCTTATGATTTCCTTCGTAGAGAAGTCGTTTTTGGGCAAATAGCCTATCATGATGCCTATTATCAAGGAGGAAAAACAAGAGTAGAACAATTGTATAAGAAACATGGAGCTACTTTAAAAGGATATGACTTCAGTGGAACCCATTTATCTTTAGCCTTTGAATATGACTATGCTTATCCTTTCATGAGCGAGCAAGAGCGTACGATTGTCCGTCGCGTGATCTCCAAATGCACTCTAGGTAAATATACCACTGGCATGCAGATTCCAGGTCAAATGTACATCAATAACCACATGTCTGGATCCGCCAACCAAATCTACCTTGCCCTAGCGATCGAAGGTGAAAAAGGCTATGACCCTCGCGTGGCAAAAATGGCCGAATGGAGTTTAAAAAATAAACTCAGCTATGACTTATCGTCTAATGGTATCACCTATGAGAACACCAAAGGATTTATCCCCATGCTTCCCGTTCTTGCCATTGCTAAAAGACAGGGGCCCAATCATCCGGAAAATTTACTCAAGCATAGTCATCTTCTAGCAAGAGCCAATTCCAACCTCCAACACGCTAGAAAAATCTACTATCGTTTTTCTACCGAATCACGTCGCCGCCCCGATGGCAAAAGTCTTGATAAAATCCTCACTGGTTTAGATGAAGCACGCTATTGGATGGCGTCAGGCGCATCCGGCTCAGGTGGTCACCTTGAGTTCTGGTCAGTAATGAAGCATTTTTACCCAGAAGACAAGTTAGTGGATTTTGTCTGGAATGCTAAACTTCCAGGAAGTTTAAGCTATTTCGAGGGCACTCCAAAAGATAATTGGTCAGGAAAAATCCATCATAATTGGTTTTCACTTAAAGCTATAAACTTGCTCACGGCTACCCAAATGACTGATTATAATAAATTAGACAACTTGGAAGAGTTTAAAGATGTAGAAAAGTTTTGGTTTGATGATGAACGTGGCATCACTTCTGCTCGCAACGACTGGTCAGCGGACTCCATGCTCTTTCACCTAGAGAATAGAATTGATCAGTATTACATGGGACATGAGTCACCTCAGCATGGCGACTTCCAAGTTTGGGCAGATGGTATTCCTTGGGTAAGCAATGGCGGTGGCTACATCGACACAAGTTTTAGAAATATGGTAACGGTAGATGGCCTCGCAGGTGTTTACGCACCCATCTCCGGTGATTGGATGACCGCAAAAAATACCGAAATTGCCTCTAATTCTGTATCTGAAATGACTTCCGCTTATCAGTGGCGTAAAAGTCTTAATGGCCTGCGCTACCTCGATCACCCTGGCCTTGAATCCATGCCCTCTCAAATGCAGCCATTTGCCAAGGAAGCCTATAGTCTGGATCGCTTTTCCGAGCTTGCCTACCTGCCAAAAATCCGTGAACACTACGATGGCTTTGCCCACCTAGATTACGGCCCTTGGCATGGTGAAACTCGTGGCCCCGAGTACTACTATAAATGGAATGACCCCATGGATCACGTCTTCCGTACAACTCACTTTGCTCGAGGCAAAAAACCTTACTTACTTATTTTTGATGACCTCCGAAAAGCAGATGACCAAAATCACCAATTTGATTGGCGCATGATGATTACTGGTGATGCCGCTATTTATAGCTCAAATCCCAAAGCAAAAGGTCGACACACAAGCAAGAGTACCGATGGTGTAATTGGAACAGATCTTATTTTCTGCATGGCTGACAAAAACATAAATAGACATGGCGGTAACGCATGGGGCTTGCGCTACATTGAAATGAAGCCTAAACCCAAGAAAGGCGACCCCATGTTACTTGTCCGAATTCTGTGGAGAAATACCAATTACGCTTTCCCGGTACCCAATGTCCAGCGCTCATATTCCTGGAATATGGTTTCGGTCCCCGCCTTTGGCAAAAGCCCGGAATACCGCGTTATGGTTTACCCCTACAAATATGGTGAGAATCTGCCTACAACTGAGTGGTCTGATGACAGAACCCGCCTAACAGTCAAAATTGCTGACACTGTCGACACCTACGATTTTAGCCAAACTGATCGCGAAAGAACAGTTTACTCAATGAAACGCAATGGCAAATCTATTATTGATTCAAACGCACGTCCCCCAAAACCGGTTTTTGTCTCCAGTAGTAAATTCACCGTGGATCAAAACCGCCCCAATTGGCGCGCACCGCAAATTTTGGTCGATACTTATCCAGTTAAATTTAAAAACATTAAACCTGGGGCTCAAGTCTATTACACCCTTGACGGTAGTGAACCAAATGCGAAGTCCGCAATTTACGATGGCACTTTAGCTATCAATAAAAGCTGTACCCTAAAGGCAAAAACCTACCAGGCAGACTGGCGCTACGGGAAAGAGAATTGGAGTGAAACGGTAAGTATAAATTTCGAAAAACAAACACCTCAGCAAGGCTTGGCATCAAAGCCTCAATCAGAGGGACTCTTACTTAAAGGCTATGAGATAAAAACAACCAAATTCGATCAGAAAGGCTTCTTTCAGGGAGATAAAAATTCACTTCCCAACATTCAAAAGTACACAGCGCTCATGACCCATGCGGTCAAAGGTTTTTACATCCCAAAAATGAACAATACGGTAGACAGCAAATGGATGACTAAAGCTTTCTACAATTTCAGTGGATACATCCAAGTACCTGAAAGCGGTGTTTACTCATTCGAGCTCGAATCAGCAGGTCCCATTGACTTTAAAGTGTCCGACCAAAGCCTCATTCTCGTAGATAAGCAGTATGGTCTTTCCTACAAAAAACGCTATGGCGACATCGCACTTTCTAAAGGTACGCACAAGTTTGAGCTCACGGTATGTGACCCAGTTTTCTGGAAAGGTGACATGGAAGAAGACTATAAAATAAATCTCGCTCTTAAAGCACCAAGATCTAGTGAATATATAGCTCTTGCTGATTCAGCACTCAGTCGCAATGCCGACAAACTTGAGGCTTTGAGCCCTTCAAAGTTTAGTCAAAAAAATATCGCTGCTAAAAAGCTTGATGTACTTCCTGGACTCATTCAAAAAAGATATGATCGTCTCGACATCATCCTAACTGAAGAGGCTAAACAAGCTCAAGGTAGATCTGAAGCTAAACTCATCCCCGCCTCCGGATTACCATTAGAGTATTTCGATGTCAGTTCAGCAAAGCCCTACTCTGTGAGCATTGCAGATCTAATGATAAGCAGTAATTCTCCCCGAAAACTCCTGGAGTACGAGGGCTACATTCGCATTGGCAAAGACGGCGTTTACGAATTTGATTTGGCTAAGGGTAGCGAAAATGCTTCTCAACTGATTATTACCAACAAAGTCATTGTTCGTCGTCGAGTTAACGCAGAAAAAGTCAATGGCAAGATCGCTCTCAGCAAAGGCCTCCACCCCTTCCGTTTCCAAATTGCCATGGGCTCATCCCTGATAAGAATGAAACATGAGAGTGAAAGCGACTTCCAAACCTTAATTCCCGCAGCTCTCGCCTACGATTCTCATTACAAACTCCCAAAACTAACCTCCGGGAAAAACAAAGACTTCCCAGCAGGTTTAATCGCTTATATGCCCTGTGATAAATTAGATTCGGGATCAAGCCCAGTTCTTGATAGTAAGGGCGCTTCTACAGTGGTATCCGGAGGACAAGTTATCAATGATGGAATTAGAGGTAAAGCCCTTGGTATTTATGGCGAAGCTGGCCGCATCACCTTTAGTGGTCTACGTCAACGTGAAGATGAATTCACTATTTCAGCTTGGATTAAATACAAAGATCGACCACAGGATATTGTTCTATGGGGAGAAGCCTATGGCAACCTAAACCTACGCTGCCGCGCTAATCGTTTCATTGCCAATTGGAATAGAAATATTGGCAATGTTGATGTCAGCCTTGATAAAAAGAAGATTACTGCAGATAAATGGTTTCATATTGCCGCCACTTATGGTAAAAATGTAACTATCTATTTTAATGGAGAAAAAATTGCTCAAAAGCAGGTACTAAATTACTCCAGTCGTAAGGGCAACGGTTTTTTCCAAGGCGGTAAATTTATGCACTGTAATAATAAGCCGACGGCAGTAGATGAAGTCCGCCTTTTTGATCGCGCACTCAATGCCGAAGAGATTAAAAAAGTTTATAATATTGATAAACCATAA
- a CDS encoding acetylxylan esterase → MPAFDFPIEKLQNYMGSSPCPDDIDQFWDRNIAEMKALDPQVELIPSKLQFPNAQAFELYFTGVDGARIHAKYLRPKNISKPIPGVIEFHGYGYHSGEWSEKLSWVNSGFAIASMDCRGQGGNSQDSSSVLGNTLKGHIIRGIDSGPDALLFKKIFLDTAQLANILMSLDEVDETRLAAIGGSQGGALALACAALEPKIKLCAPHYPFLCDYQRVWNMDLDQNAYEELRNYFRYHDPLHQRKEQVFNTLGYIDIQNISKRIKAKTFMACGLMDQICPPSSQHAAYNKISAEKDIVYYPDFAHERLPGWADKVHQFILSHIDY, encoded by the coding sequence ATGCCTGCCTTTGACTTTCCAATTGAAAAACTCCAAAATTATATGGGCTCCAGCCCCTGCCCTGATGACATAGATCAATTTTGGGACCGCAATATCGCCGAAATGAAGGCGCTTGATCCCCAAGTCGAACTTATTCCCTCAAAACTTCAGTTCCCAAATGCCCAGGCCTTTGAACTCTACTTCACTGGTGTTGATGGCGCTCGTATTCACGCTAAATACCTAAGACCTAAAAACATCTCCAAGCCCATTCCCGGTGTTATCGAATTTCACGGCTATGGCTACCACTCAGGTGAATGGTCGGAAAAGCTTTCCTGGGTCAATTCTGGCTTTGCCATTGCTTCCATGGACTGTCGTGGTCAAGGAGGCAACTCACAGGATTCCAGTTCGGTCTTGGGCAACACACTCAAGGGACACATTATTCGTGGCATTGATTCAGGGCCCGACGCCCTGCTCTTTAAAAAGATCTTCCTGGACACAGCCCAGCTCGCCAATATACTCATGTCATTAGACGAAGTCGATGAAACTCGTTTGGCCGCCATCGGAGGATCACAAGGCGGTGCTTTAGCTCTCGCCTGTGCAGCCCTAGAACCTAAAATAAAACTCTGTGCGCCCCATTATCCTTTCCTCTGCGATTATCAGCGCGTCTGGAACATGGACCTCGACCAAAATGCCTATGAGGAACTGCGCAATTACTTTCGCTACCACGACCCACTCCATCAAAGAAAAGAACAAGTATTTAATACACTGGGCTACATTGATATCCAAAATATCAGCAAGCGCATCAAGGCAAAAACCTTCATGGCCTGTGGCCTCATGGATCAAATCTGCCCCCCTTCCAGTCAGCATGCTGCTTACAATAAAATAAGTGCAGAAAAAGACATCGTTTATTACCCAGACTTTGCTCACGAGCGTCTTCCAGGCTGGGCCGATAAAGTTCACCAATTCATCTTAAGTCATATTGATTATTAG